The following coding sequences lie in one Glycine max cultivar Williams 82 chromosome 19, Glycine_max_v4.0, whole genome shotgun sequence genomic window:
- the LOC100306064 gene encoding 40S ribosomal protein S23 codes for MGKTHGMGAARKLKSHRRRQRWADKSYKKSHLGNEWKKPFAGSSHAKGIVLEKIGIEAKQPNSAIRKCARVQLIKNGKKIAAFVPNDGCLNYIEENDEVLIAGFGRKGHAVGDIPGVRFKVVKVSGVSLLALFKEKKEKPRS; via the exons GAAGACACATGGAATGGGAGCTGCCCGCAAGCTGAAGTCTCACCGTAGGAGACAAAGGTGGGCTGACAAGTCATACAAAAAGTCTCATCTTGGAAATGAATGGAAGAAGCCTTTTGCTGGTTCATCCCATGCAAAGGGTATTGTTCTTGAAAAGAT AGGTATTGAGGCTAAGCAGCCCAACTCTGCCATTCGAAAATGTGCCAGGGTTCAACTCATCAAAAATGGGAAGAAGATTGCTGCATTCGTGCCAAATGATGGTTGCTTAAATTACATTGAAGAGAAT GATGAAGTCTTGATAGCTGGATTTGGACGAAAGGGTCATGCCGTGGGTGATATTCCTGGAGTCAGATTCAAGGTCGTGAAGGTTTCTGGTGTGTCTCTCCTGGCTCTCTTCAAGGAGAAGAAAGAGAAGCCTAGGTCTTAG